The genomic interval GCCAAGTGTATATTAAACAAGAATTATCCTTGATAATGTTCAAAAGTTTGTCTGCCCAAGTGGATTAGGAAATAGCCCTTCAGCCCTCAATATTCCATCTCACTTATTGGCTTAGATTGTACACTAATCTAATACTTTATGACATGtgtgtgtttttcttttagctGTCACCAATATTAGAAAAGATGAATCTAGGTTTTGTCTTTTTGCCTTATAATCGATCTGTTTTTGGttatattttaactaaaataccTAAACGACACTATTCACGGGCTCGTGAGTTTCCTCCTCCCCAATGCCTTGTCTTTGAATagaaacatttttttatttgagtaaattctctaaatattatttaagCATAGGGAAATGCTTTCTtcatgagagagagaaagagggaaagagagagagaggtttCGAAATAGGTtccatatttatatatgaaaacAACATAAAAGATTACAGCATCTACCATTGGCATTGGCTTATACCATCATTATATATAGAACATTGTATTCTTTTACCAAGCCATTGAAATATGATCAACTCAAGTTGAATAGAGAAATAccttataaaaacaaaaacccattAAAACCATATCATCCAGACAATTGATGATTGCGGAAGGACCTATCCTTCTCCCATTTATATGGTACTTTCtgtgaaaaaacaaaaaacaaagctCCATTAGCATCAAGCCATATTTagaacattataattaactgTGATTGAAAATGACCCAAGGAAAGCAGCTAGCAAAAATAGAATGAAGAAAGTATATTTATGTTAATCTGAAAGAAGAATTGTCCAGCAATATAAATCAGATATCCAGAAGTATTAACCTAGGTATAGAATATTCAATGTACATTACAATTTGATGAATGGTTGGATATATACTACATATAATAGCATCACTTTGCtaccatcattttttttcttttggtactATTCCTCTCCAATTACCTCTGCTTCCTAGGAGCTGCTCATCCCTGTCACTACCATTCCGAACTGTCCCCTAAAGAGCAATTTGAAGGGTACCCACTTATCAAAGCACACTAGcttattttcaaaccaaagCAAAAATACAGAGAGGGTTACCTCAAACTGGGAAAAACAACATAAATTAATAAGCAACCCTATACATACCAAGTCaccaacaaagaaaagaaaaaaaaaaggcaaaaagcATAGAAGGAGAAACCATATATTTGGTTCATTTTAATCAAGATAGTAGTAATTGTTTTTTGGTTACTCACTAGCGGCAGTGGCATCAGCAAGTGTTGCTGATGGCGGAGCTGGTGGTTGTGCCGATGGAGCCACCTTCTGCTTAGgcctctttcttttcttctcataGCTAACACCTCTAGCTTTGGCCTGGAAATCCCTGACTTCCCTTAAGTAAATCCTGACAGCTCTAGCTCCGAAAGGGTTCCCTTCCGGCCTACCTCCATGCTCCTCATAAGCAGCTCGGAGGCGGCCAATGAGTGCATCAAGGCTACCCCAGGCTTGTCTAAGTGGACAAGGACATGGAGCAGGAGGGTTAGGGAGGCCGAAGAAAGGACAAGTCTGGTTATGGACTTTTGTCTTGCCAAATTGATCAAGGTACCTAAGAAACTCCAGGACATGAGCACCACTACACATTGAAAGTGACAGTGGAGGCCTGTGGTTTCTCAGGTATTGGCAAAAAGTGTTCCAATCTCTGCGCTTTTGGTTCTCATAGCGGCTTGGAGTGGTCGATGCAGGTGGAGTTGTTGTTGTAGTGCCAGAAGTGGGCGTTACAGTGCTGCTGCTGATgatgttgttgttgttggtAACTAAGGTGGCTATGGTATTTGAGCCTACTATCGGGCATGGATAGTTATTTGGGTTGTTTTGTGGGGAAATCAAGTCCATGGGAGAGATATATGATCtttgtaattttctttttcttgggtGTCGAAGGATCTTGGCAGCTGCTGCTTTTGCTGTTGCTGATGATGTTATCTTTGCTTCTGGTTTTgatgttctttctttttaggGTTTTTCAGTTCCTTCTTCTATCCTTCTTGAAAGACTGAGATGACCAGAGACAAAGAGATcagattatatatattgtcttcctttttgaggaaaaaagaaTAGAGATATGAAGCTAATTAAGGAGAGTAAAAAAcagtttcttttctctttgctGAGGAATTGAC from Theobroma cacao cultivar B97-61/B2 chromosome 5, Criollo_cocoa_genome_V2, whole genome shotgun sequence carries:
- the LOC18600074 gene encoding protein LIGHT-DEPENDENT SHORT HYPOCOTYLS 1 isoform X2 yields the protein MDLISPQNNPNNYPCPIVGSNTIATLVTNNNNIISSSTVTPTSGTTTTTPPASTTPSRYENQKRRDWNTFCQYLRNHRPPLSLSMCSGAHVLEFLRYLDQFGKTKVHNQTCPFFGLPNPPAPCPCPLRQAWGSLDALIGRLRAAYEEHGGRPEGNPFGARAVRIYLREVRDFQAKARGVSYEKKRKRPKQKVAPSAQPPAPPSATLADATAAKSTI
- the LOC18600074 gene encoding protein LIGHT-DEPENDENT SHORT HYPOCOTYLS 1 isoform X1, with amino-acid sequence MDLISPQNNPNNYPCPIVGSNTIATLVTNNNNIISSSTVTPTSGTTTTTPPASTTPSRYENQKRRDWNTFCQYLRNHRPPLSLSMCSGAHVLEFLRYLDQFGKTKVHNQTCPFFGLPNPPAPCPCPLRQAWGSLDALIGRLRAAYEEHGGRPEGNPFGARAVRIYLREVRDFQAKARGVSYEKKRKRPKQKVAPSAQPPAPPSATLADATAAMCFDKWVPFKLLFRGQFGMVVTGMSSS